One Luteitalea sp. genomic region harbors:
- a CDS encoding protein kinase has product MTMNIDPNWALETAFAEISSRYRPGSYWHGRTRNVLLQMWGEVVGRTRATTELAALIGKCGSRNKFSKEYSISSGPLAELEAHFAALPPDPEPKRNRLNAGDRVGPWKLLARLGRGGNSEVWSATSDTVPDAAVKIPNGGRNSLRRFAGELTLMGKLNGTKGVMPLIAGANDEGHMPWLAMPIAKPIMSALDEDDPLFVFTGTIQVLETLTSLHGSGISHRDIKPDNIYLLDGSWVLADFGIASFPGKEALTEAGRKLGPMFYIAPEMLTSPDTADGRPADIYSLAKTVWVLLSGQTYPPPGEQRASVEGLRISSYVDLECGAKLDELLEECTRHDPHDRPSAALLCERLTKMLQ; this is encoded by the coding sequence GTGACCATGAACATTGACCCCAACTGGGCTCTTGAAACGGCGTTTGCCGAAATTTCGAGCCGTTATCGGCCGGGCTCGTATTGGCACGGCCGCACGAGAAACGTGCTCCTGCAGATGTGGGGTGAAGTTGTCGGCCGGACTCGGGCTACGACAGAACTCGCCGCGTTGATCGGGAAGTGTGGCTCTAGGAACAAGTTCTCTAAGGAGTACTCGATCTCCAGCGGACCTCTTGCTGAGCTTGAGGCGCATTTCGCGGCACTCCCACCTGATCCAGAGCCGAAACGTAACCGGCTGAACGCAGGCGATCGGGTAGGGCCGTGGAAGTTGCTGGCCCGTCTGGGTCGCGGCGGAAACTCGGAGGTTTGGAGTGCCACATCAGATACCGTTCCTGACGCGGCCGTGAAGATTCCGAACGGAGGACGGAATTCGTTGCGGCGCTTCGCGGGCGAGCTGACACTCATGGGCAAACTGAACGGCACGAAGGGTGTCATGCCGCTGATTGCGGGGGCAAACGACGAGGGGCACATGCCCTGGCTGGCCATGCCCATTGCGAAGCCAATCATGTCGGCGCTCGATGAAGACGACCCGCTTTTCGTGTTTACAGGAACCATTCAAGTTCTTGAAACGTTAACGAGCCTGCATGGGTCTGGCATCAGTCATCGCGACATCAAACCTGACAACATCTACCTCCTTGATGGCAGTTGGGTTCTGGCTGATTTTGGGATCGCGTCGTTCCCTGGAAAGGAGGCGCTCACGGAAGCCGGTCGCAAGCTCGGTCCGATGTTCTACATCGCGCCGGAGATGCTCACCTCTCCCGATACGGCTGACGGCAGACCGGCAGACATCTATTCGCTCGCGAAGACGGTGTGGGTTCTTCTCTCCGGCCAAACGTATCCACCCCCGGGCGAGCAACGCGCCTCCGTCGAGGGGCTTCGCATCAGCTCGTATGTCGATCTGGAATGCGGAGCGAAACTGGACGAGCTGCTTGAGGAGTGCACCCGCCACGATCCGCACGACCGGCCCAGTGCGGCGTTATTGTGCGAGCGATTGACCAAGATGCTGCAATGA